A window from Fusarium musae strain F31 chromosome 8, whole genome shotgun sequence encodes these proteins:
- a CDS encoding hypothetical protein (EggNog:ENOG41), giving the protein MVNDTVFNQSSMRTLSTKEKHEYIDAVKCLATKPSQTGNIYAGAKSRYDDFQGFFQA; this is encoded by the exons ATGGTAAATGACACCGTCTTTAATCAATCATCGAT GAGAACATTAAGCACCAAAGAGAAGCATGAGTATATTGACGCCGTCAAGTGCCTTGCGACGAAACCATCGCAGACTGGAAACATCTACGCTGGTGCTAAGTCCCGTTACGACGACTTTCAA GGCTTCTTCCAAGCGTAA
- a CDS encoding hypothetical protein (EggNog:ENOG41) produces the protein MGDTTHCNDLKCLPLAPKLWIKLIKLIPETGSYTVMIRAEPGGVLPRHRHVKSAEISILKENGDHPQAGYFEKGDYVSEHEGSQHDPLVFEVETEIEGASMFLDDDGNDLYAMDVPMLQNLAASAK, from the exons ATGGGCGACACGACTCACTGCAACGACCTAAAATGCCTCCCCCTCGCCCCTAAGCTCTggatcaaactcatcaaactcaTTCCCGAAACCGGCTCCTATACAGTCATGATCAGAGCTGAGCCTGGGGGTGTTCTACCTCGTCATCGACACGTCAAGAGTGCCGAgatctccatcttgaaggAAAACGGAGATCATCCGCAGGCTGGGTACTTTGAGAAGGGAGATTATGTTTCGGAGCATGAGGGTTCACAGCACGATCCGCTTGTGTTCGAGGTGGAAACTGAGAT CGAGGGAGCGTCGATGTttctggatgatgatggaaatgaCCTTTATGCAATGGATGTTCCGATGCTTCAGAATCTTGCGGCTTCTGCAAAATGA
- a CDS encoding hypothetical protein (EggNog:ENOG41) — translation MRKTFEIFVATVELSHTGVCMPSLSENFPLTDHWVLDWTLDSSSIEDFGKSPIFDAKTGFGGNGVFIDISSWTNVTRQVSGRTGGGCVTDGPFAKGEFEVHAGPDNSTAYNPRCLARDVAAEYGISKLNQTVVDWTLGAKDFFEFDQRVQGGVSAESQGYHGGGHLAIGGSLGEMGDMYSSPGDPIFWLHHTNVDRLWDKWQRLDWPARKSDISGPDTQYAYPYDFFGDKKYKNITLAYVMDFGNLLPDRRYITVEEAMDTQGERLGYTYDS, via the exons ATGAGAAAGACCTTCGAAATCTTTGTTGCTACAGTGGAGCTCAGCCATACTGGGGTATGCATGCCCTCCCTCTCAGAAAATTTTCCCCTTACTGACCACTGGGTTCTAGACTGGACACTTGACTCGAGTTCCATCGAAGATTTCGGAAAGTCTCCCATTTTTGACGCAAAGACAGGATTCGGAGGGAATGGCGTTTTTATCGACATCAGTAGCTGGACAAACGTGACTAGGCAGGTTTCTGGAAGGACAGGAGGCG GGTGCGTTACTGATGGCCCTTTCGCCAAGGGGGAATTTGAAGTGCATGCAGGTCCAG ACAACTCAACTGCTTACAACCCGCGTTGCCTGGCCCGCGACGTCGCTGCAGAATATGGCATCTCGAAGCTCAACCAAACCGTAGTCGACTGGACTCTTGGGGCTAAGGACTTCTTCGAGTTTGACCAGCGTGTCCAAGGCGGCGTCAGTGCTGAGTCTCAGGGATATCACGGTGGCGGCCATCTCGCTATTGGCGGCAGTCTCGGTGAGATGGGCGACATGTACTCTTCGCCTGGCGATCCTATCTTCTGGCTGCATCACACTAACGTTGATCGACTCTGGGATAAATGGCAGCGACTAGACTGGCCTGCTAGGAAGAGCGATATTAGTGGGCCGGACACCCAGTATGCGTATCCTTATGACTTCTTCGGTGACAAGAAGTACAAGAATATCACACTTGCATATGTGATGGACTTTGGCAACTTGCTTCCTGATAGGCGGTATATCACTGTTGAGGAAGCTATGGACACTCAAGGAGAGCGGCTAGGCTACACATATGACTCATGA
- a CDS encoding hypothetical protein (EggNog:ENOG41), which translates to MRASQTLIALSGIIGLAQAGPCKPHPPASVISTTIVIKSASSTASIPKPTTTAAKTTTVETPIETLSTDEPTTTEIKVPTTTAAVETSETSATTDVPVPTPCAIEPGCQAAGFNVDYYKNVFERGYGNDEMSVPPSYYITDNLTPLDSSVTSETYFAQDYMEDLAGYPQIFPDSKYAGKAWYIGYHRTLAGGIKVDANNFTLVYTGYYQAPETGTYELCVTADNANTLYFGQGNAFECGTGETDPNAPALVLTATGYHFNNPTQCGHVDLIAGRHYPVRNVMGNKNAVSAFEFSVKTPSGSKTHDFEGQAFPVACGKKN; encoded by the exons ATGCGAGCTTCTCAGACCCTCATTGCCCTCAGTGGCATTATCGGCCTCGCCCAAGCAGGCCCCTGCAAGCCTCACCCTCCTGCTTCTGTCATCTCTACCACCATTGTCATCAAGAGTGCCAGCAG CACTGCATCTATCCCTAAGCCCACCACCACTGCTGCCAAGACCACGACCGTTGAGACCCCCATCGAGACTCTCAGCACCGACGAGCCCACTACCACCGAGATCAAGGTCCCCACTACGACCGCTGCTGTCGAGACCAGCGAAACATCCGCCACCACTGACGTCCCCGTCCCTACCCCCTGCGCCATCGAGCCCGGATGTCAAGCCGCCGGCTTCAACGTCGACTACTACAAGAACGTCTTCGAGCGCGGCTACGGAAACGACGAGATGTCCGTTCCTCCCTCATACTACATTACCGATAACCTCACTCCCCTCGACTCCTCCGTCACAAGCGAGACATACTTCGCCCAAGACTACATGGAGGACCTCGCCGGCTACCCCCAGATCTTCCCTGATTCCAAATACGCTGGAAAGGCCTGGTACATTGGCTACCACCGTACTCTCGCTGGCGGTATCAAGGTCGATGCCAACAACTTCACTCTCGTTTACACCGGTTACTACCAAGCTCCCGAGACCGGAACCTACGAGCTCTGCGTCACAGCTGATAACGCCAACACTCTCTACTTCGGCCAGGGTAACGCTTTCGAGTGCGGTACTGGCGAGACTGACCCTAACGCCCCTGCTCTTGTCCTCACTGCTACCGGCTACCACTTCAACAACCCTACTCAGTGCGGTCACGTTGATCTCATTGCTGGACGCCACTACCCTGTTCGCAATGTCATGGGCAACAAGAATGCCGTTTCTGCGTTTGAGTTCTCTGTCAAGACTCCTAGTGGTTCCAAGACTCATGACTTTGAGGGCCAGGCTTTCCCTGTTGCTTGTGGAAAGAAGAACTAA